From Roseburia hominis, the proteins below share one genomic window:
- a CDS encoding helix-turn-helix domain-containing protein gives MTVSYLGLWKLLLDKGLQKQDLVDELGLSSATVAKMGKGQPVSNKVLEKICKYLNCTVNDIISYD, from the coding sequence ATGACTGTTTCGTATTTGGGATTATGGAAATTATTACTTGATAAAGGGCTTCAAAAGCAGGATCTGGTTGACGAATTAGGTCTTAGTTCGGCTACTGTAGCAAAGATGGGTAAAGGTCAACCGGTATCCAATAAAGTCCTTGAGAAAATATGTAAATATTTAAATTGTACAGTGAACGATATTATTAGCTATGACTAA
- a CDS encoding IS30 family transposase — translation MTKRELHQKDKIISPLIEQGQSPYHILIDHPELDMSVRTMYSYLDKGLFTARNMDLKRKVSFKPRKCQKTQITNRTIFINRLYSDFCNLNLSSYVEMDTVHSSRESKKTLLTMFFTKEKLFLAFLMNRCTEGAVRLVFDRLEKRRGIFEFASAFEYILTDRGSEFGNPAALETGINGIQRSSIYYCKPMQSGQKGSLEQAHTMLRMVLPKGTSFEFLTQWDINLIVNHINSTPREILGVKTPYSMALETLGKETLKTLQLRPIDPD, via the coding sequence ATGACTAAACGGGAACTGCATCAAAAGGATAAGATTATTTCTCCATTAATCGAACAGGGACAGTCACCTTATCACATTTTGATCGATCATCCCGAATTAGATATGTCTGTCCGCACCATGTATTCTTATCTGGATAAGGGACTATTCACTGCGCGGAACATGGACCTAAAACGGAAAGTTAGTTTCAAGCCCAGAAAATGTCAAAAAACACAGATCACCAACCGGACTATTTTTATCAACAGGTTATACAGTGATTTCTGTAACCTAAACCTCTCCTCCTATGTTGAGATGGATACCGTCCATTCTTCAAGAGAGTCAAAGAAAACTCTGTTAACCATGTTTTTCACAAAAGAAAAGCTATTCCTTGCTTTTCTCATGAACCGTTGTACAGAGGGTGCTGTCCGCCTTGTATTTGACCGTCTGGAAAAACGCAGGGGGATCTTTGAATTCGCTTCCGCATTTGAATATATCCTGACCGACCGGGGCTCTGAATTCGGAAATCCGGCTGCGTTAGAAACTGGTATAAATGGCATACAACGTTCGAGCATTTATTACTGCAAGCCCATGCAGAGCGGTCAAAAAGGAAGCCTTGAACAGGCTCACACCATGCTTCGTATGGTGCTTCCTAAAGGAACTAGTTTTGAATTTCTCACACAATGGGATATAAACCTGATTGTGAACCATATCAATTCGACACCGCGGGAAATCCTTGGCGTAAAGACGCCGTATAGTATGGCATTGGAAACACTTGGCAAAGAAACCTTAAAGACGCTTCAGCTTAGACCGATTGACCCTGACTAG